The segment TGGCGCTGACCTGGGTATAGCCGAGAAGTCCCTTGGCGGAGAGCTTCTGGTTCAGCGCACGAATCAGGATGACCTGTTTATCCAGTGTGAACTGGCAACCTTCCTGTTTGTTCCGGGCCTTCCACCAGTCGGCATCCGGCTCGTTCATGGGGGCGATGGTGCGAAACACCACGCCGTGCTTTTCCTTATAATATTTGACGACCTCGGTGAGGTAATCCGCGAACTCCCCATAGCAATCGTCGCGCAGGTTATTCGAGCCATCGGTGTTCCCGGCCGCGCAGCCGCTCTTGGACATCCAATACGGCGGCGCATTGGCGAACGCCTCCAGAATCAGATCGCTGCGTTTGCCTTTCAGGGCCAGCAGAATGGCACGCTGCCGGGCATCCGCGCTCCAGTCATAGGGCTGCTGCGGCCCCGGACGATACCCCGGCATGGCGCCGCCATCCCCGCGCATGTGGTGATGATCTGGCGCATCCCCGCCACCGATATTGAAGCGAAAGATATTAAAATTCAGATTCGTCGGGGACGTGATCAGCGTGGCCAGCTTCTCGATCTGGTCCGGCGGAAAATCCCCGGCCATATTGGCCCACCAACACAGGGAAGCGCCCCAGCCTTCAAGGCGCTGAAAGCGGGAGCCGGGATCCACCGAAATCTGGAGCGGCTGAGCCTGAATCGGCCAGCCCAGCATCCATCCCAAAAGGGTTATGATTAACCATCGTTTCACGGGGAGCCATTGTTAGATGGGCCAGCCAATAGCGCAACACCAAAGCCGACAGTTAAGATTGCGTGGTCGAGCACAATGGAATGAATGCGCAAGGCGGGCTGCAATGAGTGATTTCGCTGAAATTGGGTCTCCTTTGGAGCGTTGTTAGCGGCGAAACCATTTTTAACGCTACTGTAAGTTTCTACATACCGCTTCTGAAGCTTTGGAAGGCCACTGTATATTTTTACATATGGCTTCGGAATGTTTGG is part of the Verrucomicrobiota bacterium genome and harbors:
- a CDS encoding glycoside hydrolase, giving the protein MKRWLIITLLGWMLGWPIQAQPLQISVDPGSRFQRLEGWGASLCWWANMAGDFPPDQIEKLATLITSPTNLNFNIFRFNIGGGDAPDHHHMRGDGGAMPGYRPGPQQPYDWSADARQRAILLALKGKRSDLILEAFANAPPYWMSKSGCAAGNTDGSNNLRDDCYGEFADYLTEVVKYYKEKHGVVFRTIAPMNEPDADWWKARNKQEGCQFTLDKQVILIRALNQKLSAKGLLGYTQVSAMDANNVDHCLRALTGNQGYTANNLWPLIGQINAHTYFGSQRKELQRAVARYQKRLWQSESGPLHVKSSGLANYLFMAQRIITDLRELQPVAWLDWQIMTKGASPWGLLAGDYEHKTFQVTKAYSVRCQFSRFLRAGSTIIGSQPASTLAALSSAGDQLCVVICQPAESARQAQLDLGKFPSVRGQAVAFRTSETEDCLPLGSLPLTGKTIALTLPPNSITTIVVGLR